In one window of Armatimonadota bacterium DNA:
- the purH gene encoding bifunctional phosphoribosylaminoimidazolecarboxamide formyltransferase/IMP cyclohydrolase — MPRIRRALVSVSDKTGLVDFARGLVDLGVEILSTGGTAKALADAGLPVRQVSDYTGFPEMMDGRVKTLHPKVHGALLARRDNPEDMAAAREHGIELIDMVVVNLYPFRQTVAKPGVSLAEAVEQIDIGGPSMVRSAAKNHAYVAIVCRPERYEEVLAELQTCDGELSDETRLNLAVEAFGHTASYDAAINTYLGSQTAREAMPDVLIHAWDKQQDLRYGENPHQAGAFYGDSTHAPAGLAGAKQLHGKELSFNNFLDLDAAMAIVADFAEPTAAIFKHTSPCGAASADTLVQAYRDALDCDPLSAFGGIIGLNRPVDGDTAQAILDGIKTYGFMECVVAPEYQPDALESLKAKRDLRLVEAPRLCIPDRYDFKRVAGGLIVQDLDRFADDEPELTFPCDKQVADELISSLRFAWRVAKWVKSNAIVIARDLKTVGIGGGVTSRVDAVWLAVRKAGDRARGAVLASDAFFPKPDAIEVAAEAGVVAIVQPGGSLGDQEAIDMCNRLGIAMAFTGRRHFRH, encoded by the coding sequence TTGCCCCGGATTAGGCGCGCCCTGGTGAGTGTTTCGGACAAGACCGGGCTGGTGGATTTCGCGCGCGGATTGGTGGACCTGGGGGTCGAAATCCTTTCGACCGGCGGCACGGCGAAGGCGCTCGCCGACGCCGGCCTACCGGTGCGTCAAGTCTCGGACTACACCGGCTTCCCGGAGATGATGGACGGCCGCGTGAAGACGCTTCACCCCAAGGTTCACGGGGCGCTCCTCGCCCGCCGCGACAACCCCGAGGATATGGCCGCGGCCCGCGAGCACGGCATCGAGTTGATAGACATGGTCGTCGTCAACCTGTATCCGTTCCGGCAGACGGTCGCGAAGCCGGGGGTGAGTCTCGCCGAAGCGGTCGAGCAGATAGACATTGGCGGGCCGTCCATGGTGCGCTCCGCCGCGAAGAACCACGCGTACGTCGCGATCGTGTGCCGGCCGGAGCGGTACGAAGAGGTCCTCGCCGAGCTGCAGACGTGCGACGGCGAGCTGTCGGATGAGACGCGACTCAACCTAGCGGTCGAAGCGTTCGGGCACACGGCTTCCTATGACGCGGCGATCAACACCTACCTCGGCAGCCAGACTGCACGGGAGGCCATGCCCGATGTCCTCATACACGCCTGGGACAAGCAGCAGGACCTGCGCTACGGCGAGAATCCGCATCAGGCCGGCGCGTTCTATGGCGATTCCACCCATGCGCCCGCGGGCCTGGCCGGCGCGAAGCAGCTTCATGGCAAGGAGCTGTCATTCAACAACTTCCTCGACCTCGACGCGGCGATGGCGATAGTGGCGGATTTCGCTGAGCCGACGGCCGCCATCTTCAAACACACGAGCCCGTGCGGCGCGGCGAGTGCGGATACGCTGGTGCAGGCCTACCGCGACGCGCTGGATTGCGACCCGCTGTCGGCCTTCGGCGGCATCATCGGCCTTAACCGTCCCGTCGACGGCGACACCGCGCAGGCGATCCTCGACGGCATCAAGACGTACGGGTTCATGGAGTGCGTCGTCGCCCCGGAGTACCAACCGGACGCCCTTGAGTCCCTAAAGGCGAAGCGCGACCTGCGTCTGGTCGAGGCGCCGCGGCTGTGCATCCCGGACCGGTACGATTTCAAGCGCGTCGCCGGCGGCCTGATCGTCCAGGACCTCGACCGCTTCGCCGATGACGAGCCGGAGCTGACGTTCCCGTGCGACAAGCAGGTCGCCGACGAACTCATTTCTTCGCTCAGATTCGCGTGGCGCGTCGCGAAGTGGGTGAAGTCGAACGCGATCGTCATCGCCCGGGACTTGAAGACGGTCGGAATCGGCGGCGGGGTCACCAGCCGCGTTGACGCGGTGTGGCTGGCGGTGCGCAAGGCGGGCGACCGTGCGCGCGGCGCGGTGCTCGCGTCGGACGCGTTCTTCCCGAAGCCGGACGCGATTGAAGTTGCCGCGGAGGCCGGGGTGGTGGCGATTGTGCAGCCCGGCGGATCGCTCGGCGACCAGGAGGCGATTGACATGTGCAATCGCCTCGGCATCGCGATGGCATTCACCGGGCGCCGCCATTTCCGCCACTGA
- a CDS encoding serine hydroxymethyltransferase, translating into MNRTLAEVDPEMAEALAGELERQQNCLVMIPSENYASKAVLQAQGCIMTNKYAEGYPDARWYHGCEFVDRAESLAIERAKELFGAEHANVQPHTGSQANMAAYYALLEPGDTILAMSVDQGGHLTHGNKLNFSGRYYRIAFYGVDRQTECLDYDAILHAARHERPKLIVVGASAYPRVIDFERCRAIADEVDAYLMADIAHIVGLIAAGEHPDPVPYCDVITSTTHKTLRGPRGAFIMCRRELGEAIDRAVFPGVQAGPLMHVIAAKAIAFKEAMTKDFREYQRQIIKNCQALADGLIEQGFRLVTGGTDNHLVLVDLRPQGITGKEAADILEEAGIIANKNVIPYDHQPPAIASGIRPGTPALTTRGMREPEMRQIAEMMGRVVDNRNDLAVRQKVREEVRELCARFPIYTDVSWCA; encoded by the coding sequence ATGAACCGCACGTTAGCCGAAGTTGATCCCGAGATGGCGGAGGCGCTGGCGGGCGAACTCGAGCGCCAGCAGAACTGCCTGGTCATGATCCCGTCGGAGAACTACGCGAGCAAGGCGGTGCTCCAGGCCCAGGGCTGCATCATGACCAACAAGTACGCCGAGGGCTACCCCGACGCCCGCTGGTACCACGGCTGCGAGTTCGTGGATCGCGCGGAGAGCCTGGCGATCGAGCGCGCGAAGGAGTTGTTTGGCGCGGAGCACGCGAACGTGCAACCCCACACGGGGTCGCAGGCGAACATGGCGGCGTACTACGCCCTGCTTGAGCCGGGCGATACGATCCTCGCGATGTCGGTTGACCAGGGCGGGCATCTGACCCACGGCAACAAGCTCAACTTCTCCGGCCGGTATTATCGCATCGCGTTCTACGGTGTTGACCGTCAGACCGAGTGTCTGGACTACGACGCGATACTCCACGCGGCACGCCATGAGCGGCCGAAGCTGATCGTCGTCGGCGCGAGCGCCTACCCGCGCGTGATAGACTTCGAGCGCTGTCGCGCGATCGCCGATGAGGTCGACGCTTACCTCATGGCGGACATTGCGCACATCGTCGGCCTTATTGCGGCCGGCGAGCACCCAGACCCGGTGCCGTACTGTGACGTCATCACGTCCACGACGCACAAGACCTTGCGCGGGCCGCGCGGGGCATTCATCATGTGCCGGCGCGAGCTCGGTGAGGCAATAGACCGCGCGGTGTTCCCGGGCGTGCAGGCCGGGCCGTTGATGCACGTCATCGCCGCGAAAGCGATCGCGTTCAAAGAGGCGATGACCAAGGACTTCCGCGAGTACCAGCGTCAGATCATCAAGAACTGCCAAGCGCTCGCCGATGGACTCATCGAGCAGGGCTTCCGGCTTGTCACCGGCGGCACCGACAACCACCTGGTGCTCGTGGACCTGCGTCCGCAAGGCATCACCGGCAAGGAGGCGGCGGACATCCTCGAGGAAGCGGGTATCATCGCGAACAAGAACGTCATCCCGTACGACCATCAGCCGCCCGCCATCGCGAGCGGCATCCGTCCCGGCACGCCGGCGCTGACGACGCGCGGCATGAGAGAACCGGAGATGCGGCAGATCGCGGAGATGATGGGCCGCGTCGTGGATAACCGCAATGACCTCGCCGTGCGGCAGAAGGTGCGCGAAGAGGTGCGCGAGCTGTGCGCCCGGTTCCCGATCTACACCGATGTCTCCTGGTGCGCGTGA
- a CDS encoding bifunctional folylpolyglutamate synthase/dihydrofolate synthase has protein sequence MRYERAVEYLESLVDWERLAGERTWNLDRMRFMLDRVGHPERGLKTIHLAGTKGKGSTAAMIASALAAAGLRTGLYTSPHLRSFRERIRINGREISRGDVAGLVSRARPIIQAVPEDTLGVPSFFEAYTLMAFLHFAEQRCDAVVLETGLGGRLDATNVIDDPLVAVITRIGIDHTLELGSTVPRIAAEKAGIIKQGCTVVSSPQPQSAWRVLIETCRERNATLHGVRVKQASGKPPLMRRLLPDKRKASFILEQLESGPGGHRFNLTGIDADYRDLFCPLLGDHQLYNAATAVAALHLLSKRGMTVPEDAVRRGLARVRWPGRLDVAGKQPWIVLDGAHDEISAKALARAVIELFPHRKLILVLGISRDKDIRAVGTQLCPIADRVVFTASKLPRATAAGELSAALGDLFQNTAIAAAVPEALRVALAEAGEDDLVLVTGSLYIVGEAMEALEIMRRPELARR, from the coding sequence ATGCGATACGAACGGGCGGTTGAGTATCTGGAGAGCCTGGTAGACTGGGAGCGGCTGGCCGGGGAGCGCACGTGGAACCTCGACCGCATGCGCTTCATGCTCGACCGAGTGGGCCACCCCGAGCGCGGACTCAAAACTATACACCTCGCCGGCACCAAGGGCAAAGGTTCCACCGCTGCGATGATCGCTTCGGCGCTCGCGGCCGCGGGTCTGCGGACCGGGCTCTACACCTCACCGCACCTGCGCAGCTTCCGCGAGCGCATACGCATCAACGGCCGCGAGATTTCGCGCGGCGACGTCGCTGGACTGGTCAGTCGGGCGCGCCCGATTATCCAGGCCGTCCCTGAGGACACCCTCGGCGTCCCGAGCTTTTTCGAGGCGTATACCCTCATGGCGTTCCTCCATTTCGCGGAGCAGCGCTGCGATGCCGTCGTTCTCGAAACCGGCCTTGGCGGACGGTTGGACGCCACGAACGTCATTGACGACCCGCTCGTCGCGGTCATCACGCGCATCGGCATAGACCACACGCTCGAGCTTGGCTCCACGGTACCGCGCATCGCCGCGGAGAAGGCGGGAATCATCAAGCAGGGCTGCACCGTCGTTTCGTCACCGCAGCCGCAGTCGGCGTGGCGGGTGCTCATCGAAACGTGCCGCGAGCGAAATGCCACGCTGCACGGCGTGCGCGTCAAGCAAGCGTCGGGGAAGCCCCCGCTCATGCGCCGTCTGCTGCCCGATAAGCGTAAGGCGTCGTTTATCCTGGAACAGCTCGAGTCGGGACCCGGCGGGCACCGGTTCAACCTGACCGGAATAGATGCGGATTACCGCGATCTGTTCTGCCCGCTGCTCGGGGATCACCAGCTCTACAACGCGGCGACGGCGGTCGCTGCCCTCCACCTCTTATCCAAGCGCGGGATGACCGTGCCCGAGGATGCCGTGCGGCGGGGTCTGGCGAGGGTGCGCTGGCCGGGGCGGCTGGATGTTGCGGGCAAGCAGCCGTGGATCGTCCTCGACGGCGCGCATGATGAAATCTCGGCGAAGGCGCTGGCGCGGGCGGTCATCGAGCTGTTTCCCCATCGCAAACTGATACTCGTCCTCGGCATCTCGCGCGACAAGGACATCCGGGCCGTCGGCACTCAGCTCTGTCCGATCGCGGACCGCGTGGTATTCACGGCGTCGAAGCTGCCGCGCGCTACCGCGGCGGGTGAGTTAAGCGCCGCCCTTGGGGACCTGTTTCAGAATACGGCGATCGCCGCCGCCGTCCCCGAGGCGCTGCGCGTCGCGCTCGCCGAGGCGGGCGAGGATGATCTCGTCCTCGTGACGGGATCGCTGTACATCGTCGGCGAGGCGATGGAGGCGCTGGAAATCATGCGCCGGCCCGAATTGGCGCGCCGTTAG
- a CDS encoding glycosyltransferase family 39 protein, which yields MSRRAWVALVVLVALAVAWRVSYFRQARPLPGGGDAIEYDMIATTLLETATFRTPDHGLPHGEYAVRTPGYPVCLAALYWAGRQWFASRFALVRPVQLALDLCTLLLVFALARRLLGTRQAWLVALLYAAYPGFWWAASYAYTETLTGFLWAAAVLLLTIGFEKRRARAFAMAGIILGAAALVRPTGQAFAAFLLVALLWAYGYRDRRWLWHALAFVVAFAAVISPWAIRNYRIFHRPVGLSSFGGLNFWSGNYLPFHGRFRQASYPIVHRITAGSRDEMQADRALWREGWRNIGYYVSHRPVDYAGLLWDKFHTFWSSYSGQALIVGWRQRGLHGWHLHNALLLLGLVGFLAATLSARRYAAVFAVVAFVSLVHVATIAEEGRYNILVMPYVMILAVRALEWLLPGLFRSTQSSVAHHPSS from the coding sequence ATGTCCCGCCGCGCGTGGGTCGCGCTTGTCGTCCTTGTCGCGCTTGCCGTGGCGTGGCGAGTCTCGTACTTTCGCCAGGCGCGGCCGCTGCCCGGGGGCGGCGATGCCATCGAGTACGACATGATCGCGACGACGTTGCTCGAGACCGCCACGTTCCGCACACCGGACCACGGCCTGCCCCACGGCGAGTATGCGGTGCGCACTCCGGGTTATCCGGTTTGCCTTGCCGCGCTCTACTGGGCCGGACGGCAATGGTTCGCCTCGCGGTTTGCCCTGGTTCGACCGGTTCAACTGGCACTCGATCTCTGCACGCTGCTCCTCGTGTTCGCGCTCGCCCGGCGTCTATTGGGCACCCGCCAGGCTTGGCTCGTCGCGCTGCTCTACGCGGCGTACCCCGGCTTCTGGTGGGCCGCGTCCTACGCGTACACGGAGACGCTGACAGGTTTCCTCTGGGCCGCCGCGGTGCTCCTGCTCACGATCGGCTTCGAGAAGCGTCGAGCGAGGGCCTTTGCGATGGCCGGGATCATCCTTGGGGCGGCGGCACTGGTTCGCCCAACCGGCCAGGCCTTCGCGGCGTTCCTTCTCGTCGCCCTGCTCTGGGCTTACGGTTACCGCGACCGGCGCTGGCTGTGGCACGCCCTGGCCTTCGTGGTTGCGTTCGCCGCAGTGATCTCGCCGTGGGCGATTCGCAACTACCGCATCTTTCACCGGCCCGTCGGGCTCTCAAGCTTCGGCGGACTCAACTTTTGGTCCGGCAACTACCTTCCGTTCCACGGGCGCTTTCGGCAGGCATCTTACCCCATTGTTCACCGCATAACCGCGGGCTCGCGCGACGAGATGCAGGCCGACCGCGCGCTGTGGCGCGAGGGCTGGCGCAACATCGGGTATTACGTCTCTCACCGCCCCGTCGACTACGCCGGCCTGCTGTGGGACAAGTTCCACACCTTCTGGTCGAGCTACTCGGGGCAAGCCCTCATAGTCGGCTGGCGCCAGCGGGGCCTCCACGGCTGGCATCTGCATAACGCCCTCCTGCTGCTGGGCCTCGTGGGGTTCCTGGCGGCCACCCTCTCTGCGCGACGCTATGCCGCCGTCTTTGCCGTCGTCGCGTTCGTGAGCCTGGTGCACGTCGCGACCATCGCCGAAGAAGGCAGGTACAACATCCTCGTGATGCCCTACGTGATGATCCTCGCCGTGAGGGCGCTCGAATGGCTCCTCCCGGGCCTCTTCCGCAGCACGCAGAGCTCCGTCGCACACCACCCTTCGTCCTAA
- the dnaK gene encoding molecular chaperone DnaK → MPKIIGIDLGTTNSAVAVVEGGEPHVITTAEGGRLCPSVVGFTKTGERLVGQPAKRQAVINSENTVYSIKRFMGRRYSEVATERGMVPFKVVEGRNGMAVVEIQGKQYTPEEISAMILQKLKADAEAYLGEKVTQAVITVPAYFNDDQRAATKSAGEIAGLDVLRIINEPTAASLAYGLEKKAEETILVWDLGGGTYDVSVLEVGEGVFEVKATSGDTHLGGDDWDERLVNHIADQFKQEQGIDLRSDRQALQRLREAAEKAKIELSTVVQTSINLPFITADQTGPKHLDVNITRAKFEELTSDLAERCVGPYRHAIGDAKLSDGLDEIILVGGATRMPAIQELVRKLTGKDPNKSVNPDEVVAVGAAIQAGVLGGEVREVVLLDVTPLSLGVETLGGVMTKLIERNTTIPTRKSEVFTTAADGQTDVEIHVLQGEREMARDNRTLGRFHLTGIPPAPRGVPQIEVAFDIDANGIVNVGAKDMGTGREQSITITASGQLGKDDVERMVRDAEAHADEDRRAKEEAEARNRADSMVYTTEKTLSDLGDKVPADLRQELEGKVSAVKEAISANDIERIRTTSEELQQASYKLSEILYRQTAEAQAAAGAGEPQQEQPPQGGDDEGVIDAEYKKSE, encoded by the coding sequence ATGCCCAAGATCATCGGAATTGACCTGGGTACGACCAACTCCGCAGTCGCCGTTGTGGAGGGTGGCGAGCCCCACGTCATCACGACCGCAGAGGGCGGCCGTCTCTGCCCGTCCGTCGTCGGCTTCACGAAGACGGGGGAGAGGCTGGTCGGCCAGCCCGCTAAACGCCAAGCGGTCATCAACTCGGAGAACACGGTCTATTCCATCAAACGCTTCATGGGGCGGCGCTACAGCGAGGTCGCGACGGAGCGGGGGATGGTGCCTTTCAAGGTCGTCGAGGGGCGCAACGGCATGGCCGTGGTCGAGATCCAGGGGAAACAGTACACGCCGGAGGAGATCTCGGCCATGATCCTGCAGAAGCTCAAGGCCGACGCGGAGGCGTACCTCGGGGAGAAGGTCACCCAGGCCGTCATCACTGTCCCTGCGTATTTCAACGACGACCAGCGCGCGGCTACAAAGAGCGCCGGAGAGATCGCCGGGCTCGACGTGCTGCGCATCATCAATGAGCCGACGGCTGCGTCCCTAGCCTACGGCTTGGAGAAGAAGGCGGAAGAGACGATCCTGGTCTGGGACCTCGGAGGTGGGACGTATGACGTCTCCGTGCTCGAGGTCGGCGAGGGCGTGTTCGAGGTCAAGGCCACGAGCGGCGATACCCACCTCGGCGGCGACGACTGGGACGAGCGGCTAGTCAACCACATCGCCGACCAGTTTAAGCAGGAGCAGGGCATTGACCTGCGCAGTGATCGCCAAGCGCTCCAGCGCTTGCGCGAGGCCGCCGAGAAGGCCAAGATCGAGTTGTCCACGGTCGTGCAGACGAGCATCAACCTCCCGTTCATCACTGCCGATCAGACGGGCCCCAAGCACCTCGACGTCAACATCACCCGCGCCAAGTTCGAGGAGCTGACGTCGGACCTCGCGGAGCGATGCGTCGGCCCGTATCGCCATGCGATCGGCGATGCCAAGCTGAGCGACGGCCTCGACGAGATCATTCTCGTTGGCGGCGCGACGCGCATGCCTGCAATCCAGGAGTTGGTGCGCAAGCTGACCGGCAAGGATCCGAACAAGAGCGTCAACCCCGATGAGGTCGTCGCGGTAGGCGCCGCGATCCAGGCCGGCGTGCTTGGGGGCGAGGTGCGCGAGGTCGTGCTGCTGGATGTCACGCCGCTATCGCTGGGCGTGGAGACGCTGGGCGGAGTGATGACCAAGCTCATCGAGCGCAACACCACCATCCCGACGCGCAAGAGCGAGGTGTTCACCACTGCCGCCGATGGCCAGACCGACGTCGAGATTCACGTGCTCCAGGGCGAGCGGGAGATGGCGCGAGACAACCGCACGCTCGGCCGTTTCCATCTCACGGGGATACCGCCCGCTCCGCGTGGCGTGCCCCAGATCGAAGTCGCGTTCGACATTGACGCCAACGGTATCGTGAACGTCGGCGCTAAAGACATGGGCACCGGCCGCGAGCAGAGCATCACGATTACCGCGTCCGGGCAACTGGGCAAGGATGACGTCGAGCGCATGGTGCGCGACGCCGAGGCCCATGCCGACGAGGATCGACGGGCCAAGGAGGAGGCGGAGGCGCGCAACCGCGCCGACTCCATGGTGTACACGACGGAGAAGACGCTGAGTGACCTCGGCGACAAGGTGCCTGCCGACTTGCGTCAGGAACTCGAGGGCAAGGTCAGCGCCGTCAAGGAGGCGATCTCGGCTAACGACATCGAGCGCATCCGCACCACGAGCGAGGAACTCCAGCAGGCGTCATACAAGCTGTCGGAGATCCTCTACCGGCAGACGGCGGAGGCGCAGGCCGCCGCAGGCGCCGGCGAGCCGCAGCAGGAGCAGCCACCGCAGGGCGGGGACGATGAGGGCGTCATTGACGCGGAGTACAAGAAGAGCGAATGA
- a CDS encoding Hsp20/alpha crystallin family protein, translated as MDLRWDPFENIADLRERISRMVEDSLRDHLGSSEAADPRSWAPRVDIYETDSSLVFETELPGLAQADIDIELDGDRLTIKGTRKPAEGREYVRMERPYGPFHRSFAIGVPIDRSGVTATYRDGVLAVTLPKARRHQTRRIKVKVE; from the coding sequence ATGGATTTGCGTTGGGATCCATTCGAAAACATCGCCGACCTGCGCGAGCGCATCAGCCGCATGGTCGAGGACAGCTTGCGCGATCATCTGGGTTCGTCGGAAGCTGCTGACCCGCGCTCGTGGGCCCCGCGCGTTGACATATACGAAACCGACTCCAGCCTCGTCTTCGAGACGGAGTTGCCGGGCCTGGCGCAAGCGGACATTGACATCGAACTCGACGGCGACAGGCTTACGATCAAGGGCACGCGCAAGCCTGCCGAGGGACGGGAGTATGTGCGAATGGAGCGCCCGTATGGGCCGTTTCACCGCTCCTTCGCCATCGGCGTGCCGATAGACCGATCGGGCGTGACGGCGACCTACCGTGACGGCGTGCTGGCGGTGACGCTGCCGAAGGCACGCCGGCACCAGACGCGACGGATCAAGGTGAAAGTGGAATAG
- a CDS encoding DnaJ domain-containing protein yields the protein MSDKDYYKTLGVGRSATEKEIKQAYRRLARKYHPDVNPGNKEAERKFKDISEAYEVLSDKDKRAQYDRFGSVGDAARRAQQWGRGAGPGGFTWQTIDFEPGAAAPAFGDLFDMFFGAGPRGAGTRAGPTMKGQDLQQDVEITLEEAASGTQRTVVTGAPDGKTKRLEVKIPAGVKDGAKIRVAGEGAPGMGGGPPGDVYVIPRIRPHARFERKGDDLYTEVAVPFTEATLGGQVEVPTLDGSVTMTVPAGSSSGRVLRLGELGMPRLRSRSKGDLFVKLRVTVPKAPTEQERQLLEQLRKLQGDRVP from the coding sequence ATGAGCGACAAGGATTACTATAAGACACTCGGGGTCGGCCGCAGCGCCACCGAGAAAGAGATCAAGCAAGCCTACCGTCGGCTGGCGCGCAAGTATCATCCCGACGTCAATCCCGGGAACAAAGAGGCCGAGCGCAAGTTCAAGGACATCAGCGAGGCCTACGAAGTCCTCAGCGACAAGGACAAGCGCGCCCAGTACGACCGCTTCGGGTCTGTCGGCGACGCGGCCCGGCGCGCTCAGCAGTGGGGCCGCGGCGCCGGGCCGGGCGGCTTTACGTGGCAGACCATTGATTTCGAGCCCGGCGCGGCAGCACCCGCGTTCGGCGACCTGTTCGACATGTTCTTCGGCGCAGGCCCGCGAGGCGCCGGGACGCGCGCCGGGCCGACCATGAAGGGACAGGATCTCCAGCAAGACGTGGAGATCACCCTGGAGGAGGCGGCCAGCGGAACGCAGCGCACGGTGGTGACAGGCGCTCCCGACGGGAAGACGAAGCGGCTGGAGGTGAAGATACCCGCCGGGGTCAAGGACGGCGCAAAGATCCGCGTGGCGGGAGAGGGCGCGCCGGGCATGGGCGGTGGCCCGCCCGGCGACGTCTACGTCATCCCGCGCATCCGTCCCCACGCCCGTTTCGAGCGCAAGGGCGATGATCTCTACACGGAGGTCGCGGTGCCGTTTACCGAGGCGACGCTTGGAGGACAAGTTGAGGTGCCGACGCTTGACGGCAGTGTGACCATGACCGTTCCGGCAGGAAGCTCATCGGGTCGCGTTCTGCGCCTCGGCGAACTGGGCATGCCGCGACTGCGGAGCCGCAGCAAGGGCGACCTATTCGTCAAGCTCCGCGTGACCGTGCCAAAGGCGCCGACCGAGCAAGAGCGGCAACTGCTCGAACAATTGCGGAAATTGCAGGGCGACCGAGTACCGTGA
- a CDS encoding helix-turn-helix transcriptional regulator codes for MTARSERQEPVYVISVAAKLLDVHPQTLRLYERLGLVAPARSESNIRLYSRHDVERVRRIQHLTQDMGVNLAGVEVILDLLEKMEQEREAMQRRIMRMRREVEARIARMREDIEGEVRRDLASDGESSSTRPARARKEATKG; via the coding sequence ATGACAGCGAGAAGTGAGCGCCAAGAACCGGTATACGTCATCAGCGTCGCGGCGAAGCTGCTCGACGTTCACCCGCAGACGCTTCGACTGTACGAGCGGCTTGGGTTGGTCGCGCCGGCTCGCAGCGAGAGCAACATACGACTCTATTCCAGGCACGACGTCGAGCGCGTGCGTCGGATTCAACATCTGACGCAGGACATGGGCGTCAACCTCGCCGGTGTTGAGGTGATCCTCGACTTGCTCGAGAAGATGGAGCAGGAGCGCGAGGCCATGCAGCGGCGCATCATGCGGATGAGGCGCGAAGTCGAGGCGCGCATCGCGCGCATGCGCGAGGACATCGAGGGGGAAGTCAGACGCGACCTCGCGAGTGACGGCGAGTCGTCCAGCACGCGCCCCGCGCGGGCGCGCAAGGAAGCGACTAAGGGTTAG
- a CDS encoding insulinase family protein — translation GRCLKDDLPLVMRTLADQVRRPDFPEDQIALVRSQLEVALREAAQDTGEVAEREFYAALYPDGHPLHHPRLGTLDAVGGITRDDLVAFHGKYYRPDTLVLAVVGDVSEAQVRELAEECFGDWQASGERPPIAIPDVPPPAEVVRKSITLPGKTQSDIAIGFPGISRLAPDYHAAELLNYVLGGGGFTSRLTNRIRDEQGLAYYVYSYFAAYYGAGPWMLRMGVNPGRVEQAIDSALSELRRIGQEPPGTDEVRLWQDYVTGTLALRLETNAGIGNSLSTAEFYGLGLDYPWRYPEIMATLTPADVAEAARKYITPDRAAIVVAGPEAPR, via the coding sequence GGACGCTGCTTGAAGGACGACCTGCCGCTCGTCATGCGGACGCTTGCGGATCAGGTGCGGCGCCCGGATTTCCCGGAGGACCAGATCGCCCTCGTGCGGTCGCAGTTGGAGGTCGCCCTGAGGGAGGCGGCTCAGGACACCGGCGAAGTCGCCGAGCGCGAGTTCTACGCGGCACTGTATCCCGACGGCCATCCGCTCCATCATCCGCGCCTGGGCACTCTGGATGCGGTGGGGGGCATCACGCGGGACGACTTGGTGGCGTTCCACGGGAAGTACTATCGTCCCGACACGCTCGTGCTCGCCGTGGTCGGAGACGTATCAGAGGCGCAGGTGCGCGAGTTGGCCGAGGAGTGCTTCGGCGATTGGCAGGCATCGGGTGAGCGGCCGCCGATCGCCATACCCGATGTCCCGCCGCCCGCGGAGGTCGTGCGCAAGAGCATCACCTTGCCCGGCAAGACGCAGTCGGACATCGCAATCGGATTCCCCGGCATCAGCCGCCTGGCGCCCGACTATCACGCCGCCGAACTGCTGAACTACGTCCTCGGCGGCGGGGGATTCACCAGCCGCCTGACGAATCGCATCCGCGACGAGCAAGGGCTGGCGTATTACGTCTACAGCTACTTTGCAGCGTACTACGGTGCCGGGCCGTGGATGTTGCGCATGGGCGTCAATCCGGGGCGTGTCGAGCAGGCGATAGACAGCGCGCTGTCGGAGTTGCGCCGCATCGGCCAGGAGCCGCCGGGGACGGACGAGGTGCGCCTGTGGCAGGACTACGTGACGGGTACGCTCGCCTTGCGCCTGGAAACCAACGCGGGCATCGGCAATAGCCTGTCAACCGCCGAGTTCTACGGGCTCGGTCTCGACTACCCGTGGCGCTATCCGGAGATCATGGCCACGCTCACGCCCGCCGACGTCGCAGAGGCCGCGCGCAAGTACATCACGCCCGACCGCGCCGCGATTGTCGTTGCGGGGCCCGAAGCTCCGCGGTGA